DNA sequence from the Moorena sp. SIOASIH genome:
CGATGCTATAACTAGTGCTACTCAGTTCCGCTGGCTACAGCTTAACCATAGTGGTTCTGGATTCGATAACTGGGCTATTGATAATGTACATATTGATTTGCTTTAGATTATGAATCACTATAATCATCTGTTTTATAGCAATTATAGCTATGAGGTACACAATTTCTGGATTTTAGGGAACAGGGAACAGGGAACAGGGAACAGGGAACAGGGAATAGGGAATAGCGATGGGCTGCATCAAGAGGTGCGACCCGTGGCGAATTTAATTCTTAATGGTAAGAGCGCACCTAACAGGGAATCAACGTCAAAGAAGACTGTACCTCATAACTGCGAGAAACGCTATATTTAATTAATCTAAACTCAAGCCGAAAAAAGAAAAAGAGGGAAAAAGCCTAGGTTAACTTTACATACCTAATTGATATGCCTAGGTTGACCATTTCCCCTGTAAATGGATAAATTAATCTGATGATTGCCGTATCTGCTTTATTTCAATCCTTAGTTCAATTAAGAGCTGCTATTTCTAGTTTAGATAATAGCTCTTTCTCAACGTATTCCAGGTGATGTAAATCCTCAGCTACAATTAATAGAGTGACATCCCCTTGAGTTCGTAAGGTGTCAAATTCATAAGGAAAGACAAAATTCGGATTACCATTACCCTGGTAGATTAAGGAACCAATCTTTTCCCTTAGGGTGCTAAAACTACAAGGTTCGATTTTAAGTCTCAAAACCTTCCAGCATCCATCGTAGTCACTAGAACCAAACAAATTGTCAAGAATGAAAAATGCAAAGGACGATCCGTTCAGTCGGGCGTTGTTTTCGATGGGAAATATTCCTTGATCTGTGACAATATAATCGATGCCTAAGATGCCAAGATAGCCATCATCCCGCATCTGCTGGGCTATTTTGAAGGAGTAATCGCGAATTAACCCTTCTATCCGTCTTGAATAGGGTTTTCCTTTCACGTTACCGATATGTTTTAACCCATTAAACAGCTGGCATGTTATGCCCAGATGAGCAATTTCTCCATTGCTGCCAATCATCCACTGGTCATTGGGGGATGTAATGACTTTGAGGAATGGCTCAATTAAAAAACAACTTTCTCCTGATGCCAGCATTTTTGGCATCTCAGTGTCGAGGTTACTGCTGTTAACTTTATAAAGTGATGAGCCTACACACCCTTGTGCGCCCCGGATCAGTAACGTCTCATAATCCTTAAGCCAACCTAAGATTTCCTGTCGCAGTTCTGTCTCAAAATCCTCAGAGTATGATGATTTACTCAGGATAGTTCCTGGTACTGTGGGAATACCAAGAGACTGACACAGGGACTTGAAGGTGGACTTGTCAAAATACTTTAAGGTAATAGACTGATCGCAGCCAAAAAAAACGGCATCAATGGTTGACGCCGCCTGTTTATCTACATCTGCCGAATAATAAGGAACAAACACCAACGGTTTTCCTATAGATGCAAGAAATGCTCTTACTTCATCCGCTTTTTGCATTATCAGCTCTGAGAGCAGTGCTGGTTCATTTTCACGGTTGAAGGCAAAGACTTTCTGGGGTCCTAAGCCAAGATTTTTCAGCCAGTCGTAGTACTCTGGATCCAGATTTCCAGGAATCATCACGACATCGTCTGAACCAGCTACAGCTAGGGCTCTTGACGCCCAAGCTTCGAGTGTATTCTTGCCCTGATAGTAGGGTTGGCTTCGGATATCGAAGGCAAATACCCTGACTTGATCGGAATTTGAGGAAATCAAGTCCAGAATAGAGCTTGATTTTGCGATCGCATTTGAGTTTACGCTTGAGTTCAATGCATCCTCTTGATTGGTGTGATTACCAATTAGCCTTTTGCTGCCAGAAGCACCATCCATATGCTTACTCCATACAGACCTAACATACGACTTATTACAAATTACAAGCGAAATTAGAAATGAACCTATCTCCGTCTAGGAGTAGGACAAACTTTGTCCGCTGCTACCCTCTAACTTAACTGTGAGCAGTTAACCATAATAACTGCTCCAGAGTCAAGACCGATACTTTTTAGCTACCAGAATCTACCAAAGGTAAATTCTGGCTCACTAATGCAAGCTGATTTCTCAGCCAGGGGGTATCTCCCAAGGCATGGCCGTAGGCCACGCTGCGCGAACGCAGAAATATTCCACGAGCGCCGTTGATGTCTCTATCCATCGTCCGACCATCAACCTTTGATTTAATTACTTTACTTCCACCGATGTTGACTAATTCCCCTGTCCAGCTGACAGTTTTACTAGTATAAGCTTCACAAACATCTACGACAGTTTTCCCCACCTCTTGGGCTTTGTGCTTCAGAAATTATTTGAACCGATAATGAGCGAAATTCAGCATATTCCGGACAGTTTTTGATCTGATTCTTCTGCTACCTCTCTTCGACATTTGAGCTGTTTCAAAAGTTGGAATCAAAATTACGTCAAAGTTGTCAACTAGGAATTTAGCTGTCTTATGATGAAGCTCATTTATCAGGTTCTGAATCTTGATTACCATTCGTCGAGCAGCTTTTCTCATTCGACGCTTCTGCCCACGCTTGGCTTTACTAATCCTTGATAACAGGTTGTCTAGATGCTGGCATATTCGCGCTTATTCTGGAAAAATCTCCGTGCCCAATCTTTCCCACAGATTTTTCACTAAAAAAAGTAATAAAAGTCCTGACTCCAGGGTCTAAAGCAACCACTATACCTTGGTTTTCGGCTTTTGTGTTAGTTACTTTGTGGGGGACAATTAGATAGTAATCCCCATTGTTACTGGTCAGTCGGCAGTCACAAATATTATCGGGAAGATTTTCAGAATATGTCAGCCTTCCTAATTTTGTGTGATATATCCCCACAACAGAAACTGCTGACTTTGGGATATAGCAAGACTGGATTGGGTTTTTACGAGATCTGAATTTTACTCGTTGAATAAGTGATGTCTTTTTATACTTTTTCTTGGCCTCCTGGACAGCGGTGCAAGCATCCTTTATCGCTATAGATTTGATTTGATAAGGTACTACTTTACACCACTCCGGAAGGTCATTTAGTATTTCGGTTTTAATAGCTTTCCAGTTAGCTTTTACTTCTCCATTCTGGAGGATTTTGACGGTTTTATTGAACACATAGCGGGACACTCCAAACCATTGCCGAACAAGCGAGCGCTGTTCAGAGCTTAGGAACACTCGAATCTTCTTTGATTTTCTTCCCGTACTTCCGGAGTCCGTGAACCCTACAGGAGAAGACGTGAATGATGGAGAGAAGATCTGCGGTAAGCTCTGACTCTGGACAGCTTTCAGGTTGGTCGAGAACCAGGATTTTTCCAGCGTTGATGCCGACCAAGTACTCAATGAGTTCAAACCCGAATCGGGTAAGTCGGTCTCTACAGGCAACAACAATCGTGAGCTGATCTCCGCGCACAATTCGCTCCAGTATGGTTCTAAGTCCTTTCCTTTTGTAGTTGAGTCCTGAACCGATGTCAAAGATGATTTCCGCTTCCGGGAAGAGTGAATGGAGGTATGCGATTTGGCGGGCGAGGTCGTCTTTTTGTTTAGTAGAACTGACTCGGCAATAACAGATTGTGAACTGACTAGACTGGGAACTTGCTTGACTTCTTCCGAAGGTGAGCAAGCTTTCGACGTCGAATAGTCGAGTTCCTCCCGGCGTCTTTTCGCACTTAATCGTTCCATTATCCGCGTATTTCCTTAATGTATTTTTGGAGAGTCCCGTAAGTTCGACCGCCTTACGGAGTGGAATGAGTGCCATATTTTTACTCTAGCACACATATTGGAAGATTGTGGGAGATATTGGAATATTTTTGTTTGCTATAACAAGCCTTGGATCAGTTAGCGCCCTGCCTTAGTTAGGGAGTGAGGGGACGCGGGGCAGGTATAGATTTTACCATAGTTATGGTGTCTTTAGTGATAGGTAGCGGGAAGCCAGGGTCCCCCTGCTCAAAGTTCTGGCTTCCAACTTTTTGGTCAATTTGGGTTTGACCACTTTTTTGATAACGCAAAAAACTTAAATAACGCAATTAACGCCTAAAAGTTCGGAAATTATTTTTATAATCGGAGATGTATCCAAATCAACATAAATCAATAAGGAGTTCAGCAGTTGCTCTACATATAGTGATGACGTAACCATTGCTCCCCTACAATTAGGGTTAAGGAACACAAGCAAGGGTAAGTCCTGTCAATAAAAACTAATCACAAATGACTAATGACTATTAGTTACCAATTCCTGGCAAGAGCCGCAATATAAAGGAGTTTTATCAATGAGGCGATGGCGACCCATACTGTTGCTTGTGGCTTTTGTCCTAACTATAGTTCTCTCTAACTGCGTTAGCCCTTCTAATTGGATTGGGACAAATACCCCTGAGAGTCCTACTCCTACTGTTTCTGAGAGCCCTACTCCTACTCCTACTCCTACTCCTACTCCCAGCCCTACTCCCAGCCCTACTCCCAGCCCTACTCCTACTCCTACTCCTACTCCTACTCCTACTCCTACTCCTACTCCTTCCCCAACTAAACCTCCTAAGGATTCCAAGGGAAGGACAATCGTTTACGGAGCAGTGGGACAACCAGAAAACCTAGAACCAGGTAATATCAGCGACCGGGAATCCCTGGTTGTCCAGAAACAAATTTACAATCGCCTGGTGGAATACAAGCTGGGAACCATTGAACTGGAACCGGGATTAGCTACTGATTGGGAAGCGTCTCGGAATAGCAGAGTTTGGACATTTAAACTGCGCCAAGGGGTCAAGTTTCATGACGGCACTGATTTCGATGCTGAAGCAGTTAAGTTCAATGTCGAGCGTTGGTGGGACCCGGAAAACAAATACGGCTATCGCGATAAAGACAGAAAGTATCAAATTTGGGCTGATTTATTTGGTGGCTTCAAGGGAAACTCGAAATCCCTATTACAACAGATAGTCATCAAAGATAAGTATACAATTCAATTTGTCCTGAAACAGCCCTTAAGCATTTTTCCAGCGATGATTGGGTCAGGCTACTTTGGTATCGCTAGCCCAACCGCCATCAAGAAAGCAGGTTCTAAGTATGGTCGTGAGTCATCTCTAGCGGTAGGGACAGGTCCCTTTAAATTCAAAGAGTGG
Encoded proteins:
- a CDS encoding helix-turn-helix domain-containing protein yields the protein MFLSSEQRSLVRQWFGVSRYVFNKTVKILQNGEVKANWKAIKTEILNDLPEWCKVVPYQIKSIAIKDACTAVQEAKKKYKKTSLIQRVKFRSRKNPIQSCYIPKSAVSVVGIYHTKLGRLTYSENLPDNICDCRLTSNNGDYYLIVPHKVTNTKAENQGIVVALDPGVRTFITFFSEKSVGKIGHGDFSRISANMPASRQPVIKD
- a CDS encoding IS607 family transposase, producing the protein MALIPLRKAVELTGLSKNTLRKYADNGTIKCEKTPGGTRLFDVESLLTFGRSQASSQSSQFTICYCRVSSTKQKDDLARQIAYLHSLFPEAEIIFDIGSGLNYKRKGLRTILERIVRGDQLTIVVACRDRLTRFGFELIEYLVGINAGKILVLDQPESCPESELTADLLSIIHVFSCRVHGLRKYGKKIKEDSSVPKL